One Polaribacter sp. SA4-12 genomic window carries:
- a CDS encoding CUB domain-containing protein, which yields MIPKSKSKWLLLPFIFFFISLNSLAQTNYFLNNNFSNGQTITTNSGNFFDSGNTGGSYGDNENYSVTFKSSDGNPIEINFTSWNVEDNASCSYDGLRIYDGLTNSATLLGTFCSNSPGTITSTNTDNALHFEFYSDTSVTESGWEATIYTVAPTIPLPVPTNTIGYSFEDSLDGWTNTTGDIFNWTNRETNTPSGGTGPQSGASDGTWFMYIEGSDPRISGDNAYFQKIVDFSGEIDAQISFDYHMYSTGGSTTMGTLNISVSTDSGVSFADIHSISGNQGNGWLSEIIDLRAYDGQSIILRYEGICGTDYRSDISIDNVVIGSNPGTPRIPITITADSGQSKDFGDTDPTLTYTITSGALDSGDTLIGELTRDAGEIVADYNINQGSLLNVNNPKYNITFISAIFTINSKDTDGDSYPDDVDVDIDNDGILNDDESCIKQGAAEPEIDRIKYSDEGYDIYVIGGNSNNGIGYIESGFEKGAYAKGLNLTVLNGNNDFNFSSTGAEGYATTSAATFTNGSLSYNTNAANPTTRRNEFRRTTGGAFISGTTGDALYIKPSIELATGEVYSIDINFTTSVHAFSFDLTDILDTTQDPADLVVRYEVFADSKLVAYFESGFIGDDAVASVNIFDGNDISRGTMVVGQNTESTIGFISSTKIQKVSIVHKVLNGTVSGTYVDLHGMDNFVWSTEDISCFSDSLDFDGDGIPNERDLDSDNDGIPDNIEAQTTIDYIAPNKIYTLNGLDTAYGTGLSTVNTDGFGNADYTDLDSDEDGEWDTKEVGYTIDIDDDGISNGTFGDNGLDNSLFPADDFTDINASIDDPTTLLDADEDVFTIGDVDYRDAHVSGTPMITQIHQTVSNKVIEVTNIHTTNSILANTIRFSLFSNKDGSETNLVPDEIYTIPADILPGESVLISNTNIINIDDGDGDDILLLTHPKSTTTTSWKNRYDTTNSISNNTSYVRTDDVKITNEDYTETEWIAFIDDNLDPYKIGGAERHPHAPLLSEITSANAESNMSLGKHRINPTSRFAGSWSNGFPDITRRVLILEDLTTSTVLSANELIIDSGKKLTITDNFLRVTDDIIFLDSSSEIRLAGTSQLIQLHNSTTKTSGSGNLYVDQNSLQASIYRYNYMSSPVGNGSGSYTVANVLKDGTIPTSATSNPLDIDFVSGYDGGSGSPIKIANYWIYSYASADGSYSNWVQKTSSGIIPNTDGFTLKGPGIAQNYTFVGTPNDGELTTAIGAEEAYLVGNPYPSSMSVKKFIEDNENSIEGTVYFWQHVGEEDTVSSATAGHLYDGYNGGFASRNIAMGVSAFNLATNSENSLPGLGSIDNYTAPENYIPIGQSFFINGDSDGGPVVFNNSQREYKTKGAESVFFKSEKTNTPNLPIIKFGMNFTNSEDKKMHRQIGISFNSNNSFDYDNGYDSQTFDLSSTDIYWKFPNYDYKYIITGVQEISLNLSVPLEIVLEKDNEISIEIDESNINNQRIYLFDKLENKFYPLHDEKAIIDLEKGEYGGRFFITFTDKQQYVLGIDDNILSTNLSLFYDNLDKEINIKLNDDITISKIELYSILGQKINSWKILKNNEKQIKLKINSISKSVYICKITTNKGKISKKIIIK from the coding sequence ATGATCCCTAAATCTAAAAGTAAATGGTTGTTGTTACCATTTATATTCTTTTTCATTAGCCTTAATAGTTTAGCACAAACTAATTATTTTTTAAATAATAATTTCTCTAATGGGCAAACTATTACTACTAATTCAGGTAACTTTTTTGACTCTGGAAATACAGGAGGATCTTATGGTGATAATGAAAACTATTCCGTTACATTTAAATCTTCAGATGGTAACCCAATTGAGATTAACTTTACATCTTGGAATGTAGAAGACAATGCATCTTGTAGTTATGATGGCTTAAGAATATATGATGGACTTACTAATAGTGCAACCTTATTAGGTACTTTTTGTTCAAATTCACCAGGTACTATTACATCCACTAATACAGATAATGCATTACATTTCGAATTCTATTCAGATACATCTGTTACAGAATCTGGTTGGGAAGCTACAATTTACACCGTTGCTCCAACGATACCTCTTCCTGTTCCTACAAATACTATAGGTTATAGTTTTGAGGACTCCTTAGATGGCTGGACAAATACTACTGGAGATATTTTTAATTGGACAAATAGAGAAACCAATACTCCTTCTGGTGGAACTGGACCACAAAGTGGTGCTTCAGATGGTACTTGGTTTATGTACATAGAAGGATCTGATCCAAGAATTTCAGGAGATAATGCATACTTTCAAAAAATAGTCGATTTTTCAGGTGAAATAGACGCACAAATTTCTTTTGACTACCATATGTATTCTACTGGAGGAAGTACAACAATGGGAACGCTAAATATTTCAGTAAGTACTGATAGCGGAGTATCGTTTGCTGATATTCATTCTATTTCTGGAAATCAAGGTAATGGTTGGTTATCAGAAATCATAGATTTAAGAGCTTATGATGGTCAGAGTATTATTCTTAGATATGAAGGTATTTGTGGAACAGATTACAGATCTGATATATCAATAGACAATGTAGTAATCGGTAGTAATCCTGGAACACCTAGAATACCAATTACAATAACTGCAGATTCTGGACAATCCAAAGACTTTGGAGATACAGATCCAACTTTAACTTATACAATTACATCTGGAGCTTTAGACAGTGGTGATACTTTAATTGGGGAATTAACTAGAGATGCAGGTGAGATAGTAGCTGATTACAATATAAATCAAGGAAGCTTACTAAACGTAAACAATCCTAAATATAATATTACTTTTATTTCTGCAATATTTACCATAAACTCAAAAGATACTGATGGTGATTCTTATCCTGATGATGTTGATGTTGATATTGATAACGATGGAATCTTAAATGATGATGAAAGCTGTATAAAACAAGGAGCTGCAGAACCAGAAATAGATAGAATTAAGTATTCAGATGAAGGTTACGATATATACGTTATCGGTGGGAATTCTAATAACGGAATTGGTTACATAGAATCTGGCTTTGAAAAAGGAGCTTATGCAAAAGGATTAAATTTAACTGTTTTAAATGGTAATAACGATTTTAACTTTTCTAGCACTGGCGCAGAAGGATACGCTACAACAAGTGCAGCTACTTTTACAAATGGATCCCTATCATATAATACCAATGCAGCAAACCCAACAACACGTAGAAATGAATTTAGAAGAACAACTGGGGGGGCATTTATATCTGGTACTACTGGAGATGCTTTATACATAAAACCATCAATTGAATTAGCTACGGGAGAGGTTTACTCTATTGACATTAACTTTACCACATCTGTACATGCATTCAGTTTCGATTTAACAGACATTTTAGATACAACTCAAGACCCAGCAGATTTAGTCGTTAGATATGAAGTTTTTGCAGACTCAAAACTTGTTGCTTATTTTGAAAGCGGTTTTATTGGAGATGATGCAGTGGCAAGTGTGAACATTTTTGATGGTAATGATATTAGTAGAGGTACTATGGTGGTTGGCCAAAACACAGAATCTACTATAGGTTTTATTTCTTCTACAAAAATTCAAAAAGTATCTATTGTTCACAAAGTTTTAAACGGTACTGTTAGTGGCACCTATGTTGATCTACATGGTATGGACAATTTTGTTTGGAGCACTGAAGATATTTCTTGTTTTTCTGATAGCTTAGATTTTGATGGAGACGGTATACCAAACGAAAGAGATCTAGATTCTGATAACGATGGAATACCAGATAATATTGAAGCACAAACAACTATAGATTATATTGCTCCAAATAAGATTTACACATTAAATGGATTAGATACAGCTTATGGTACTGGTTTGTCAACTGTTAATACTGATGGATTTGGAAACGCAGATTATACTGATTTAGATTCGGATGAAGATGGTGAATGGGATACAAAGGAAGTAGGTTATACAATTGACATAGATGATGATGGGATATCTAATGGAACTTTTGGTGATAATGGATTAGACAATTCATTATTTCCAGCAGACGATTTTACAGATATAAATGCAAGTATAGATGATCCTACAACACTTTTAGACGCTGATGAAGATGTATTTACAATTGGAGACGTAGATTATAGAGATGCACATGTTTCTGGTACCCCAATGATTACACAAATACATCAAACAGTATCTAATAAAGTTATTGAAGTAACAAATATTCATACTACAAATTCTATTCTAGCAAATACCATAAGATTTTCATTATTTTCTAATAAAGATGGATCTGAAACAAATCTTGTTCCGGATGAAATTTATACAATTCCTGCAGACATACTTCCTGGAGAATCAGTTTTAATTTCTAACACTAATATTATAAATATTGATGATGGAGATGGAGATGATATCTTACTACTTACACACCCAAAATCTACAACAACAACCTCTTGGAAAAATAGGTATGACACTACAAACAGTATTTCGAACAATACATCATACGTTAGAACTGATGACGTAAAAATTACAAATGAAGATTATACAGAAACAGAATGGATTGCATTTATAGACGACAATTTAGATCCCTATAAAATTGGTGGTGCAGAAAGACACCCACATGCTCCATTATTATCAGAAATTACAAGTGCAAATGCAGAATCTAATATGTCATTAGGAAAACATAGAATAAACCCTACTAGTAGATTTGCAGGAAGTTGGAGTAATGGTTTTCCTGATATTACTAGAAGAGTTCTAATATTAGAAGATCTAACAACATCTACTGTATTAAGTGCAAATGAATTAATCATAGATTCTGGAAAAAAGCTTACAATTACAGATAATTTTTTACGTGTTACAGATGATATTATATTTTTAGATTCCTCAAGTGAAATTCGTTTAGCAGGTACATCACAATTAATACAACTACATAATTCTACTACAAAAACATCAGGATCTGGTAATTTGTATGTAGACCAAAACTCTTTACAAGCAAGTATCTATAGATATAATTACATGAGTTCTCCTGTTGGAAATGGAAGTGGATCCTATACAGTTGCAAATGTTTTAAAAGATGGTACTATACCAACTTCTGCTACTTCTAATCCACTAGATATCGATTTTGTTTCTGGTTATGATGGAGGAAGTGGTAGCCCTATAAAAATCGCGAATTATTGGATATATTCTTATGCAAGTGCAGATGGATCTTATTCTAATTGGGTTCAAAAAACAAGTTCAGGAATCATACCTAATACGGATGGTTTTACTTTAAAAGGTCCTGGTATTGCACAAAACTACACTTTTGTAGGCACACCAAATGATGGGGAATTAACTACAGCCATTGGAGCTGAAGAAGCTTATTTGGTAGGTAATCCTTACCCTTCATCAATGAGTGTAAAGAAGTTTATAGAAGATAATGAAAATTCAATAGAGGGAACTGTATATTTCTGGCAACATGTTGGAGAAGAAGATACAGTAAGTTCAGCAACTGCCGGTCACTTATATGATGGTTATAATGGTGGTTTTGCATCAAGAAACATAGCGATGGGTGTTTCAGCCTTTAATTTAGCGACTAACTCGGAAAATTCTCTACCAGGATTAGGTAGTATTGATAATTACACTGCGCCTGAAAACTACATTCCAATAGGACAAAGTTTTTTTATTAATGGTGATTCAGATGGTGGACCAGTAGTATTCAATAATAGTCAAAGAGAGTACAAAACTAAAGGTGCAGAATCTGTGTTTTTTAAATCTGAAAAAACAAACACACCTAACTTACCTATTATTAAATTTGGAATGAATTTTACCAATTCTGAAGATAAAAAAATGCATCGTCAAATTGGTATTTCATTTAACTCTAATAATAGCTTTGACTATGATAATGGTTATGATAGCCAAACTTTTGACTTATCAAGTACAGATATTTACTGGAAATTCCCAAATTATGATTATAAATATATTATTACTGGAGTACAAGAAATCTCTCTAAATTTAAGTGTTCCTTTAGAGATTGTTTTAGAAAAAGATAATGAAATTTCGATAGAAATTGATGAATCAAATATAAATAACCAAAGAATATACTTGTTTGATAAATTAGAAAATAAATTCTATCCTTTACATGATGAAAAAGCAATTATAGACCTAGAAAAAGGAGAATATGGTGGTCGATTCTTTATCACATTTACAGACAAACAACAATATGTTTTAGGAATAGATGACAATATTCTTTCAACAAATCTATCTCTCTTTTACGACAACTTAGATAAAGAAATTAACATCAAACTTAACGATGACATTACAATCTCTAAAATTGAATTATACTCTATTTTAGGTCAAAAAATAAACTCATGGAAAATTTTAAAAAATAATGAAAAACAAATAAAATTAAAAATAAATTCAATTTCAAAATCAGTATATATATGTAAAATAACTACTAACAAAGGAAAAATTTCGAAAAAAATAATTATAAAGTAA
- a CDS encoding phospholipase D family protein, whose translation MLTLKFKYCYIVTLLLFFSCNKTKQLASENDFCSNIHRNDSTTLSKELKDVAELLKKKTGVYVLEDGSGSMVARAWLTEYAEKTIDIQYFIFSTDNVGLIACDYLIRAADRGVKIRIIVDDIMVDSDIEDILTFASHKNISVKIYNPGVNLGKNIFNKIHKFSTDFRGSNQRMHNKTFIVDSKVVITGGRNIADEYFDYDHEYNFRDRDILLIGKESKKVQSSFNQFWESYLSKNVTTVVDERPKNIYSTNKFKNLHEYACNPDNFWPQIRQRIATLPTTFKNIQESGNLIWLDDISFISDLPGKNDGSNGLGGGGISTTALINLIKKAKTSIDIQTPYLITTELAQNLFKEAVKRGVKIRILTNSLASTDNVEAFSSYQTDRNKLLKTGIRIFEFRPDAAERTKIMTGELQEKLNHKPIFGLHAKSMVIDNQITVIGTFNLDPRSANLNTECIVVVNSDEISKGVLKGMEIEFKPENSWETTLKFNPDSEVSKYKRIKTWTRKILPKEIL comes from the coding sequence ATGTTAACTTTAAAATTTAAATATTGTTATATAGTTACTTTACTATTATTTTTTTCTTGTAATAAAACTAAACAATTAGCATCAGAAAATGATTTCTGTTCTAATATTCATAGAAATGACAGTACAACACTTTCAAAAGAACTAAAAGATGTTGCCGAACTTCTGAAAAAGAAAACAGGCGTTTATGTTTTAGAAGACGGGAGTGGTTCTATGGTTGCTAGAGCATGGTTAACAGAATATGCAGAAAAAACGATTGACATTCAATACTTTATTTTTTCTACGGATAATGTTGGTTTAATTGCCTGTGATTATCTAATTAGAGCTGCAGACAGAGGTGTTAAAATAAGAATCATTGTAGATGATATTATGGTGGATTCTGACATAGAAGATATTTTAACATTTGCTTCTCACAAAAACATTTCAGTAAAAATATATAACCCAGGAGTTAATTTAGGGAAGAATATTTTTAATAAGATTCATAAATTCTCAACAGATTTTAGAGGCTCAAATCAACGAATGCATAACAAAACGTTTATTGTAGACAGTAAAGTTGTGATTACTGGTGGACGAAATATTGCGGATGAATACTTTGATTATGATCACGAATATAATTTTAGAGATAGAGATATTTTATTAATTGGTAAAGAATCTAAAAAAGTACAAAGTTCATTTAATCAATTCTGGGAAAGTTATTTAAGTAAAAACGTAACAACGGTTGTAGATGAAAGACCTAAAAACATCTATTCAACAAATAAGTTTAAAAATCTACATGAATACGCTTGTAATCCAGATAATTTTTGGCCGCAAATACGACAAAGAATAGCAACTTTACCAACTACATTTAAGAACATTCAAGAATCTGGAAATTTAATTTGGTTAGACGATATTTCTTTTATTTCAGATCTTCCAGGTAAAAATGACGGTTCTAATGGTTTAGGCGGTGGAGGTATTTCTACAACTGCTTTAATTAATTTGATTAAAAAAGCAAAAACATCCATAGACATTCAAACACCCTATTTGATTACTACAGAATTGGCTCAAAACTTATTTAAAGAAGCTGTTAAACGTGGAGTAAAAATTAGAATATTGACAAATAGTTTAGCTTCAACAGATAATGTAGAAGCTTTTAGTAGTTATCAAACCGATAGAAATAAATTACTTAAAACAGGAATTAGAATCTTTGAATTTAGACCTGATGCTGCAGAGCGAACAAAAATAATGACAGGCGAATTACAAGAAAAACTAAACCACAAACCCATTTTTGGTCTGCATGCAAAGTCTATGGTTATTGATAACCAAATAACAGTAATTGGAACTTTTAATTTAGATCCTAGAAGCGCTAACCTAAACACAGAATGTATTGTAGTCGTTAATTCTGACGAGATATCTAAAGGAGTATTAAAAGGAATGGAAATAGAATTTAAACCAGAAAATTCTTGGGAAACAACATTAAAATTCAACCCAGATTCTGAAGTCAGTAAATACAAACGTATAAAAACTTGGACGCGAAAAATACTCCCAAAAGAAATTCTATAA
- the leuB gene encoding 3-isopropylmalate dehydrogenase: MKLNIALLAGDGIGPEVIDQAVKVSDAIAKKFNHEITWKPALTGAAAIDAVGEPYPDATHDICVASDAVLFGAIGHPKYDNDPSATVRPEQGLLKMRKKLGLFANVRPTFTFPSLLDKSPLKRERIEGTDLVFLRELTGGIYFGEKGRRDGGETAFDNCVYTRAEVQRLAVKGFELAMTRGKKLCCVDKANVLETSRLWRETVQAMEKDYPEVTVSYEFVDAVAMRLVQWPNSYDVLITENLFGDILTDEASVISGSMGLMPSASVGTENALFEPIHGSYPQATGLNIANPMATVLSAAMMFENFGLQEEGKAIRAAVNSALDAGFVTEDLADGGKAYGTKEVGDWLAKNI; encoded by the coding sequence ATGAAATTAAATATCGCATTATTAGCAGGAGATGGTATTGGACCAGAAGTAATTGATCAGGCAGTAAAAGTATCAGATGCAATTGCTAAGAAATTCAATCACGAAATTACTTGGAAACCAGCTTTAACTGGTGCTGCTGCAATTGATGCAGTTGGTGAACCTTATCCAGATGCAACACATGATATTTGTGTGGCTTCTGATGCTGTATTATTTGGAGCAATTGGGCATCCAAAATACGATAATGATCCTTCAGCGACAGTTCGTCCAGAACAAGGATTGTTAAAAATGCGTAAGAAATTAGGTTTATTTGCAAATGTAAGACCAACATTTACGTTTCCTTCTTTATTAGATAAATCTCCTTTAAAAAGAGAAAGAATTGAAGGAACTGATTTGGTTTTTTTACGTGAATTAACTGGAGGTATTTACTTTGGTGAAAAAGGTAGAAGAGATGGTGGAGAAACTGCTTTTGACAATTGTGTTTACACAAGAGCAGAAGTACAAAGATTAGCTGTAAAAGGTTTTGAATTGGCAATGACTCGTGGTAAGAAATTATGTTGTGTTGATAAAGCGAATGTTTTAGAAACTTCAAGATTATGGAGAGAAACTGTACAAGCTATGGAAAAAGATTATCCAGAAGTAACTGTTTCTTATGAATTTGTTGATGCAGTTGCAATGCGTTTGGTACAATGGCCAAATAGTTACGATGTTTTAATTACTGAAAACTTATTCGGAGATATTTTAACAGATGAAGCTTCTGTAATTTCTGGTTCTATGGGATTAATGCCTTCGGCTTCTGTAGGAACTGAGAATGCTTTATTTGAGCCAATACATGGTTCTTACCCACAAGCAACAGGATTAAATATTGCAAACCCAATGGCTACAGTTTTATCTGCAGCAATGATGTTTGAAAACTTTGGTTTACAAGAAGAAGGAAAAGCAATTAGAGCAGCTGTAAACAGTGCTTTAGATGCAGGTTTTGTTACTGAAGATTTAGCAGACGGAGGAAAAGCTTACGGAACTAAAGAAGTAGGAGACTGGTTAGCAAAAAATATCTAG
- a CDS encoding alpha-isopropylmalate synthase regulatory domain-containing protein — translation MARRKIEIMDTTLRDGEQTSGVSFSVSEKLTIAKLLLEELKVDRLEIASARVSEGELQAVKKITSWAIEHDFLDKIEVLTFVDGGKSIDWMIDAGAKVQNLLTKGSLNHLTHQLKKTPTQHFEDVKATIDLAAKHDIKTNVYLEDWSNGMRNSKAYVFEYLDFLTSQNVERVLLPDTLGVLTPEETANFITEVREKYPTTHFDFHGHNDYDLGVANVMEAVKAGANGLHLTINGMGERAGNAPMASVIAVINDFLKEIEISVNETALNKVSKLVETFSGFRIPVNKPVVGANVFTQTAGIHADGDNKNNLYFNDLMPERFGRKRKYALGKTSGKANIQKNLQDLGLSLNDEELKKVTQRIIELGDKKEVVSQEDLPYIISDVLDSETIERRVVVENYVLGHAKGMKPSTTLQLKVEGVLYEAHAQGDGQFDAFMNALRKLYKRHSKRDLPALIDYAVRIPPGSNSDALCETIITWKLEEKEFLTRGLDLDQTVSAIKATEKMLNII, via the coding sequence ATGGCAAGAAGAAAGATTGAAATAATGGATACGACACTGCGTGATGGAGAGCAAACATCAGGAGTGTCGTTTTCAGTTTCTGAAAAATTAACAATCGCAAAATTATTACTTGAAGAATTAAAGGTAGATCGTCTAGAAATAGCATCTGCAAGAGTTTCTGAAGGAGAATTACAAGCCGTTAAAAAAATAACTTCTTGGGCTATTGAACATGATTTTTTAGACAAAATAGAAGTGTTAACTTTTGTTGATGGAGGAAAATCTATAGATTGGATGATTGATGCTGGCGCTAAAGTTCAGAATTTATTAACCAAAGGTTCTTTAAATCACTTAACACATCAACTTAAAAAAACACCAACACAACATTTTGAAGATGTAAAAGCTACTATTGATTTAGCAGCAAAGCATGATATTAAAACCAATGTGTATTTAGAAGATTGGTCTAACGGAATGCGAAATTCAAAAGCCTATGTTTTTGAATATTTAGATTTCTTAACTTCTCAAAATGTAGAACGTGTTTTATTACCAGATACTTTAGGAGTTTTAACTCCTGAAGAAACGGCGAATTTTATTACTGAAGTTCGTGAGAAATACCCAACAACTCATTTCGATTTTCATGGTCATAATGATTATGATTTAGGAGTTGCCAATGTTATGGAAGCTGTAAAAGCAGGTGCAAACGGTTTGCATTTAACCATAAATGGGATGGGAGAGCGTGCTGGAAACGCACCAATGGCAAGTGTAATTGCAGTAATCAACGATTTTTTAAAAGAGATTGAAATTTCTGTAAATGAAACTGCTTTAAATAAAGTAAGTAAATTGGTAGAAACATTTTCAGGATTTAGAATTCCTGTAAATAAGCCAGTTGTTGGCGCAAATGTTTTTACACAAACTGCAGGGATTCATGCCGATGGAGATAATAAAAACAATCTCTATTTTAATGATTTAATGCCTGAGCGTTTTGGAAGAAAACGTAAATATGCTTTAGGAAAAACATCTGGGAAAGCAAATATTCAAAAGAACTTACAAGATTTAGGTCTAAGTTTAAATGATGAAGAGCTTAAGAAAGTTACCCAAAGAATCATTGAATTAGGAGACAAAAAAGAAGTCGTTTCTCAAGAGGATTTACCTTATATAATTTCTGATGTTTTAGATAGTGAAACTATTGAAAGACGTGTAGTTGTAGAAAACTACGTTTTAGGTCATGCTAAAGGAATGAAACCATCAACAACTTTACAATTAAAAGTTGAAGGAGTACTATATGAAGCACACGCACAAGGAGATGGGCAATTTGATGCTTTTATGAATGCGTTGCGTAAATTATATAAAAGACATAGTAAAAGAGATTTACCTGCTTTAATAGATTACGCAGTAAGAATACCACCAGGAAGTAATTCAGACGCTTTGTGTGAAACAATTATTACTTGGAAATTAGAAGAAAAAGAATTTTTAACACGTGGTTTAGATTTAGATCAAACAGTATCTGCAATTAAAGCCACAGAGAAAATGCTTAATATTATTTAA
- the leuD gene encoding 3-isopropylmalate dehydratase small subunit has protein sequence MAYDKFDVLTSTAYPLPTENVDTDQIIPARFLKATERKDFDINFFRDWRFEQDGTPKADFPLNKEIYAGSKILVGGRNFGSGSSREHAAWSVYDFGLRCVISSAFADIFKNNCLNVGVLPVQVSAEFADTLFAAIMADAKTEIKVDLPNQTVTLVATGESESFVINTYKKDNMLNGFDDIDYLKNIEDEITAFAKTRPF, from the coding sequence ATGGCTTACGATAAATTTGACGTACTAACAAGTACAGCATATCCTTTACCTACAGAGAATGTAGATACAGATCAAATAATTCCTGCTCGTTTCTTAAAAGCAACTGAGCGTAAAGATTTTGATATTAACTTTTTCCGTGATTGGAGATTTGAACAAGATGGAACGCCAAAAGCAGATTTTCCTTTAAACAAAGAAATTTATGCAGGTTCTAAAATATTAGTTGGAGGTAGAAACTTTGGTTCTGGTTCTTCTAGAGAGCACGCAGCTTGGTCTGTGTACGATTTTGGATTACGTTGTGTAATTTCATCAGCATTTGCAGATATCTTTAAAAATAACTGTTTAAACGTTGGGGTTTTACCTGTACAAGTTTCAGCTGAATTTGCAGATACTTTATTTGCAGCAATTATGGCAGACGCTAAAACAGAAATTAAAGTTGATTTACCAAACCAAACTGTAACTTTAGTTGCAACTGGTGAGTCTGAATCTTTTGTAATTAATACTTACAAAAAAGACAATATGTTAAACGGTTTTGATGATATTGATTATTTAAAAAACATCGAAGACGAGATTACTGCTTTTGCTAAAACAAGACCATTTTAA
- the leuC gene encoding 3-isopropylmalate dehydratase large subunit gives MANTLFDKVWDSHVVRQVKDGPDVFFIDRHFIHEVTSPVAFLGLESRGNSVVYPARTFATADHNTPTINQHLPVADPLSANQLDALENNAAKHGISHWGLGDVNNGIVHVVGPENGITLPGATIVCGDSHTSTHGAFGAIAFGIGTSEVEMVLSTQCIMQMKPKSMRINVNGKLGLGVTPKDVALYIIAKQTTSGATGYFVEYAGDVFKDMSMEGRMTVCNLSIEMGARGGMIAPDSKTYEYLEGRAQTPKGADWDTAMKYWETLYTEEGAEFDVEFNYEASDIEPMITYGTNPGMGMGVTKSIPTAESLEGGVDTYRKSLGYMSFNEGDSMIGKPIDFVFLGSCTNGRIEDFRGFCSIVKGRQKAANVTAWLVPGSHKVVDQIKAEGLDKIITDAGFVLREPGCSACLAMNDDKIPAGKLSVSTSNRNFEGRQGPGSRTLLASPLVAAASAVEGVVTDPRTILNPNA, from the coding sequence ATGGCAAATACATTATTTGACAAAGTATGGGATTCACACGTTGTTCGTCAGGTTAAAGACGGACCAGATGTGTTTTTTATAGACCGTCATTTTATCCACGAAGTTACAAGCCCTGTAGCTTTTTTAGGATTAGAAAGTAGAGGAAACAGTGTTGTATATCCTGCACGTACATTCGCAACGGCAGATCACAACACACCAACAATAAATCAACATTTACCTGTAGCAGATCCTTTATCTGCAAATCAGTTAGATGCTTTAGAAAACAACGCTGCTAAACACGGTATTTCACACTGGGGTTTAGGAGATGTAAATAACGGAATTGTACACGTTGTTGGTCCAGAAAACGGAATTACGTTACCTGGAGCTACAATTGTTTGTGGAGATTCTCATACATCTACTCATGGTGCTTTTGGTGCTATTGCTTTTGGTATCGGTACTTCTGAAGTAGAAATGGTATTGTCTACACAATGTATCATGCAAATGAAACCTAAAAGTATGCGTATTAACGTAAACGGAAAATTAGGTTTAGGTGTAACGCCTAAAGATGTTGCTTTATACATTATTGCAAAACAAACTACTTCTGGTGCAACTGGATATTTTGTTGAATATGCAGGTGATGTTTTTAAAGACATGTCTATGGAAGGTCGTATGACTGTGTGTAACTTATCTATTGAGATGGGAGCACGTGGAGGTATGATTGCTCCAGATAGTAAAACTTACGAATATTTAGAAGGTCGTGCTCAAACTCCTAAGGGAGCAGATTGGGACACCGCAATGAAATATTGGGAAACTCTTTATACAGAAGAAGGAGCAGAATTTGATGTAGAATTTAATTACGAAGCATCAGATATTGAACCAATGATTACGTATGGAACAAACCCAGGAATGGGAATGGGCGTAACAAAATCGATTCCTACTGCAGAAAGTTTAGAAGGTGGAGTAGATACTTACAGAAAATCTTTAGGATATATGTCTTTTAATGAAGGAGATTCTATGATTGGTAAACCTATTGACTTTGTATTTTTAGGTTCATGTACAAACGGACGTATAGAAGATTTTAGAGGATTTTGTTCTATTGTAAAAGGAAGACAAAAAGCTGCTAATGTTACAGCATGGTTAGTTCCAGGATCTCATAAAGTAGTAGATCAAATAAAAGCAGAAGGTTTAGATAAGATTATTACAGACGCAGGTTTTGTTTTAAGAGAACCAGGTTGTTCGGCTTGTTTGGCAATGAATGATGATAAAATTCCAGCAGGAAAATTATCTGTTTCAACATCAAACAGAAACTTCGAAGGAAGACAAGGACCAGGATCTAGAACATTATTAGCATCACCTTTAGTTGCTGCAGCATCTGCAGTAGAAGGAGTTGTTACAGATCCTAGAACAATTTTAAATCCTAACGCTTAA